The Akkermansia muciniphila genome contains a region encoding:
- a CDS encoding MATE family efflux transporter codes for MAAQSRNIAELENASVWRLLVQYSLPSIAGMVVYSLYNIIDSVFIGHGVGPLALSGLAVTFPIMNLTFALGTLVGIGGAAISSIRLGKKDQEGTERTLGNVLIMSLIAAVVLVVPTLLFLTEILTAFGASGQTLTYAYDFMLVTLLGLPVTYVFFNLNHVMRATGYPKKAMGSTLLSVGINIILAPIFIFWFKWGITGAAVATLLAQVTGMARVLLHFSDAASTVHFRSGIWELRKAIVTGILSIGMAPCLVNVCGSAVTIAINRQLADHGGDLAIGAYGIINRILILFAMLVIGLTQGMQPIIGYNHGAMKPGRVLLTLKYGVLAGTAFTTLGFLACVLFPRGIAGLFTDDAALISLAANGLTICVLAFPLIGSQIIIGNFFQAIGKARLAIFLSLTRQMLFLLPFLLVLPRFWGQDGVWASLPLADVLSFIVTLLFIRRFLKYYRLKNRHYLPQA; via the coding sequence ATGGCAGCCCAGTCACGCAACATCGCAGAGTTGGAAAACGCATCCGTATGGCGTCTGCTGGTCCAGTACTCCCTGCCATCCATCGCCGGCATGGTGGTGTACTCCCTGTACAACATCATTGACAGCGTCTTCATCGGCCACGGGGTGGGCCCCCTGGCCCTGTCCGGCCTGGCCGTCACCTTCCCCATCATGAACCTGACCTTTGCCCTGGGCACGCTGGTAGGCATTGGCGGAGCGGCCATCAGCTCCATCCGGCTGGGCAAGAAAGACCAGGAGGGGACGGAACGCACGCTGGGGAACGTCCTCATCATGAGCCTGATCGCCGCCGTGGTGCTGGTGGTTCCCACACTGCTTTTCCTGACGGAAATCCTGACCGCCTTCGGAGCCAGCGGACAGACGCTCACGTACGCGTATGACTTCATGCTGGTCACCCTGCTGGGGCTGCCCGTCACATACGTCTTCTTCAACCTCAACCACGTCATGAGGGCCACCGGCTACCCCAAAAAGGCCATGGGCTCCACCCTGCTCTCCGTGGGGATCAATATCATCCTGGCGCCCATCTTCATCTTCTGGTTCAAATGGGGAATCACCGGGGCCGCCGTGGCCACCCTGCTGGCCCAGGTCACCGGCATGGCGCGCGTGCTGCTCCACTTTTCCGACGCGGCCAGCACGGTCCACTTCCGCAGCGGCATCTGGGAACTGCGTAAGGCCATCGTCACCGGAATCCTGTCCATCGGCATGGCTCCGTGCCTGGTAAACGTCTGCGGCAGCGCGGTCACCATCGCCATTAACAGGCAGCTGGCGGACCACGGGGGAGACCTGGCCATCGGGGCCTACGGCATCATCAACCGCATCCTCATCCTCTTCGCCATGCTCGTCATCGGCCTCACGCAGGGGATGCAGCCCATCATCGGCTACAACCACGGGGCCATGAAGCCGGGCCGCGTGCTGCTCACGCTTAAATACGGCGTCCTGGCCGGGACCGCCTTCACCACGCTGGGCTTTCTGGCCTGCGTGCTCTTCCCCCGCGGCATTGCCGGACTGTTTACGGATGACGCGGCCCTCATCAGCCTGGCGGCCAACGGCCTGACCATCTGCGTGCTCGCCTTCCCGCTCATCGGCAGCCAGATCATCATCGGCAACTTCTTCCAGGCCATCGGCAAGGCGCGGCTCGCCATCTTCCTTTCCCTGACGCGCCAGATGCTCTTCCTGCTCCCGTTCCTGCTGGTACTGCCGCGATTCTGGGGCCAGGACGGCGTCTGGGCCTCCCTGCCGCTGGCGGATGTGCTCTCCTTCATCGTCACCCTGCTCTTCATCCGCCGGTTCCTCAAATACTACCGCCTGAAGAACAGGCACTACCTGCCCCAAGCGTAA